A region of Geobacillus sp. 46C-IIa DNA encodes the following proteins:
- the argH gene encoding argininosuccinate lyase, which produces MKKLWGGRFTKTAEEWVDEFGASIPFDQELVEEDIEGSLAHVTMLGECGILPADDVEAIKGGLLRLLEKAKRGELEFSVAYEDIHLNIEKMLIDDIGPVGGKLHTGRSRNDQVATDMHLYLRKRVEEILGLIRGLQRALVSQAEKHVDTIMPGYTHLQRAQPISFAHHLLAYVWMLERDYERFSESQKRINKSPLGAGALAGTTFPIDRQRTAELLGFADMYENSLDAVSDRDFIIEFLSDSSMLMMHLSRLAEELILWSSQEFQFVELDDAFATGSSIMPQKKNPDMAELIRGKTGRVYGHLMALLTVMKGLPLAYNKDMQEDKEGMFDTVKTVVGALKIFTGMIETMNVRADVMERATKQDFSNATELADYLAAKGMPFREAHEVVGKLVLRCIEQGVFLADLPLEVYQEASPLFEEDIYDALNPRTAVNRRNSAGGTGFAEVRAALEKAKERLGTL; this is translated from the coding sequence GTGAAAAAGCTTTGGGGTGGACGGTTTACGAAAACAGCGGAAGAATGGGTCGACGAGTTTGGCGCGTCGATCCCGTTCGACCAAGAGCTCGTCGAAGAAGACATTGAAGGAAGCCTCGCCCATGTGACGATGCTTGGCGAGTGCGGCATTCTGCCGGCGGACGACGTGGAAGCCATCAAAGGCGGGCTTTTGCGCCTGCTCGAAAAAGCGAAGCGGGGGGAGCTCGAGTTTTCGGTCGCGTATGAAGACATTCATTTAAACATTGAAAAAATGTTGATCGACGACATCGGCCCGGTCGGCGGCAAGCTGCACACCGGACGGAGCCGGAACGACCAAGTGGCGACCGATATGCATCTATATTTGCGCAAGCGCGTCGAAGAGATTCTCGGCCTCATCCGCGGGCTGCAGCGGGCGCTTGTGTCTCAGGCCGAGAAGCATGTCGACACGATCATGCCGGGGTATACGCATTTGCAGCGGGCGCAGCCGATCTCGTTTGCCCACCATCTGCTGGCGTATGTTTGGATGTTGGAGCGCGATTATGAGCGGTTTTCCGAGTCGCAAAAGCGCATCAACAAGTCGCCGCTTGGCGCCGGAGCGCTCGCCGGCACGACGTTTCCGATCGACCGGCAGCGGACGGCGGAGCTTTTGGGCTTTGCCGATATGTACGAAAACAGTTTGGATGCCGTGAGCGACCGTGATTTTATCATCGAATTTTTAAGCGACAGCTCGATGCTTATGATGCATTTGTCGCGGCTCGCTGAGGAGCTCATCCTTTGGTCAAGCCAAGAGTTCCAGTTCGTTGAGCTTGATGACGCGTTTGCGACCGGCAGCAGCATCATGCCGCAAAAGAAAAACCCGGACATGGCCGAGCTCATCCGCGGCAAAACCGGGCGCGTGTATGGGCACTTAATGGCCTTGTTGACGGTGATGAAAGGGCTGCCGCTCGCCTACAACAAAGATATGCAAGAAGATAAAGAAGGCATGTTCGATACGGTGAAGACGGTCGTCGGGGCGTTGAAAATTTTCACCGGCATGATCGAGACGATGAATGTGCGCGCGGACGTGATGGAGCGGGCGACGAAACAAGACTTTTCGAACGCCACTGAGCTCGCCGATTACTTGGCTGCCAAAGGCATGCCGTTCCGCGAGGCGCATGAGGTCGTCGGCAAGCTCGTCTTGCGCTGCATCGAACAAGGCGTCTTTTTGGCGGATTTGCCGCTTGAAGTGTATCAGGAAGCGTCGCCGCTCTTTGAAGAAGACATTTATGATGCGTTGAACCCACGAACGGCGGTCAACCGCCGCAACAGCGCCGGCGGCACCGGGTTTGCCGAAGTGCGCGCAGCGCTTGAAAAAGCGAAAGAACGATTGGGCACCCTGTGA
- a CDS encoding universal stress protein: protein MATTYKTIVVAVDGSKEAEWALKKAIEMAKRNGAKLILSHIIDLRGFTTVEAHDYALAERSEQYANDLLKRYQSEAVAAGLNDVETDIAFGSPKVKIAKDVASKYKADLIICGATGLNAVERFLIGSVSENIVRHAKCDVLVVRTPKE, encoded by the coding sequence ATGGCAACGACATACAAAACGATCGTCGTCGCCGTTGACGGCTCGAAAGAAGCAGAATGGGCGCTGAAAAAAGCGATCGAAATGGCAAAGCGAAACGGGGCGAAGCTCATTTTATCCCACATCATTGATCTGCGCGGCTTTACGACCGTCGAAGCGCATGATTATGCACTCGCGGAGCGGTCGGAGCAATATGCGAACGACCTGCTCAAGCGGTATCAAAGCGAGGCTGTCGCCGCTGGACTCAACGATGTGGAGACCGACATTGCGTTTGGCTCGCCGAAGGTAAAAATCGCCAAGGACGTCGCTTCAAAATATAAAGCCGACCTCATCATTTGCGGGGCGACCGGACTGAATGCGGTTGAGCGGTTCTTAATCGGCAGCGTGTCGGAAAACATCGTCCGCCATGCGAAATGTGATGTGTTAGTCGTCAGGACACCGAAAGAATGA